One window of Trichoderma breve strain T069 chromosome 3, whole genome shotgun sequence genomic DNA carries:
- a CDS encoding NACHT domain-containing protein yields the protein MSQAVRAVPEATVAWTGVCFVLEMVSNTIREAKANNEGIVYVVSRMDWYWHLAELLSDDNISKSAPNSLRLQMEKRIIDLCQKLLLYQMKSADNWSGQLDDIRNAEATVQRNSGIFNALEIQRRLGELDSASQVLRGEMQDIWPTIKQHILSKEEERCLKDLRVTDPRDDKSRIEDTNGGLLQGAYDWAIKHGDFIAWRDEKASHMLWIKGDPGKGKTMLICGIIDELQRQGIRPCYFFCQATDPRLNSATAVLRGLIYLLVDTNRQLLSHIQEKYDQVGAALFQDTNSWIVLSQIFTELLKDPSLEGQVFMIDALDECQKDLERLLDFITGTSISSYAKWIVLSRNWIGIEEKLSSVSEAVDFYVTHKTSQLNEAKGLDNKTEIEVRNYLINHARGTFLWVALVCKELLKMKVRKRHVPSKMADFPSDLGPLYDRMMQQIRESEDSSLCERILRLVSIVYRPVTLAELASLLDIEDKFSREDLEEIVASCGSFLVVRDDSVRFVHQSAQEFLLKDNMFVSGIGSQHHAVFLRSLDVLSATLRRDMYNLRHPGALIQDYSPNQDGDVLRHAKYSCVYWADHLKAVNDLEREKCLQDHGIVHHFLEEKLLNWLEALSLMKKMPDAARVARTLKKLTTNDERIMRDFIEDIFRFVLAHKVGIELAPLQVYSSALIFSPSSSIIRRTYEETEVPKWIITKPKMPVEWTARVQSFEGSKAWCQALEFSADGAQIASANDDGTVRIWDLGTGVCLHKFKCSSNVHMLTFSPNGKHLATGANDERIHIWNLTIDRHLPAVEMATWQQKQQ from the exons ATGAGCCAAGCCGTCCGAGCTGTTCCAGAAGCTACTGTTGCATGGACTGGAGTCTGTTTTGTTCTCGAG ATGGTCTCTAATACCATCCGAGAGGCCAAGGCGAACAACGAAGGCATAGTATACGTTGTATCAAGGATGGATTGGTACTGGCATCTCGCGGAGCTACTCTCGGACGACAATATAAGTAAATCCGCGCCAAATTCGTTGCGACTTCAAATGGAGAAGCGAATCATTGATCTGTGTCAGAAGCTTCTACTTTATCAGATGAAGAGC GCTGATAACTGGAGCGGCCAATTGGATGATATTCGAAATGCCGAGGCGACTGTTCAGAGGAACTCAGGAATATTTAATGCTCTGGAGATCCAAAGGCGACTTGGCGAGCTTGATTCTGCGAGTCAAGTTCTCCGAGGCGAAATGCAGGACATCTGGCCAACAATCAAGCAGCATATCCttagcaaagaagaagaacgatgCCTGAAGGATCTCCGAGTCACTGATCCACGCGATGATAAATCTCGAATTGAAGATACAAATGGTGGCCTTTTGCAAGGGGCTTATGATTGGGCTATAAAGCATGGCGATTTTATAGCATGGCGAGATGAGAAGGCAAGCCATATGTTGTGGATCAAAGGAGATCCTGGAAAAGGGAAGACGATGCTTATATGTGGCATTATTGATGAATTGCAACGCCAGGGCATCAGACCATGCTATTTCTTTTGCCAGGCTACGGATCCACGACTTAACAGTGCGACCGCTGTCTTGCGTGGCCTCATTTACCTGTTGGTGGATACAAACAGGCAGCTTCTCTCGCATATTCAAGAGAAATACGACCAAGTGGGGGCAGCATTGTTCCAAGACACCAATTCCTGGATCGTGTTATCCCAAATATTCACCGAGCTTCTAAAAGACCCTAGCCTAGAAGGCCAGGTGTTCATGATTGATGCGCTTGATGAATGCCAGAAAGATTTAGAGCGGCTCCTTGATTTTATTACTGGGACATCTATAAGCTCTTACGCTAAATGGATCGTTTTAAGTCGAAATTGGATTGGGATTGAGGAGAAGTTGAGC TCGGTCTCTGAAGCCGTCGATTTTTACGTCACTCACAAAACATCCCAATTGAACGAAGCTAAAGGACTGGACAACAAGACTGAAATAGAAGTTCGTAATTATCTGATCAATCATGCGAGGGGAACATTTCTATGGGTTGCCTTGGTTTGCAAAGAATTGTTGAAAATGAAGGTGCGGAAGCGACATGTGCCGTCGAAAATGGCCGACTTTCCATCTGATCTCGGTCCCCTTTATGACAGAATGATGCAGCAAATTCGTGAATCAGAAGACTCCAGTTTATGTGAGAGGATTCTTAGGCTGGTCTCTATCGTCTACAGACCCGTCACATTGGCAGAGTTGGCATCTCTCTTGGACATTGAAGACAAGTTCAGCAGAGAAGATCTGGAGGAAATAGTTGCCTCTTGTGGATCCTTTCTAGTTGTAAGAGACGACTCAGTACGATTTGTTCATCAATCAGCCCAAGAATTTCTGCTCAAAGACAACATGTTCGTTTCTGGAATTGGAAGCCAACATCATGCCGTATTTTTGAGGTCGTTGGACGTCTTATCAGCGACTCTGCGGCGCGACATGTATAATTTGCGCCATCCTGGTGCTCTTATTCAAGATTATTCACCGAatcaagatggagatgtacTGAGGCACGCGAAATACTCCTGTGTCTACTGGGCGGATCATCTTAAAGCCGTCAATGACctggaaagagagaaatgtcTCCAAGATCACGGCATCGTTCACCATTTTCTTGAAGAAAAGTTATTGAATTGGTTAGAAGCGCTCagtttgatgaagaagatgccggaCGCCGCAAGGGTTGCTAGGAccttgaagaagttg ACAACAAATGATGAACGAATAATGCGGGACTTTATAGAAGATATTTTTCGGTTTGTCCTCGCACATAAAGTTGGAATCGAGCTAGCACCTCTGCAAGTCTACAGCTCGGCACTCATTTTTAGTCCCAGTTCCAGCATAATTCGGCGGACGTACGAAGAGACTGAGGTGCCAAAGTGGATTATTACAAAGCCAAAGATGCCGGTAGAATGGACCGCACGTGTTCAATCCTTCGAAGGAAGTAAAGCCTGGTGCCAGGCTCTAGAATTTTCGGCAGACGGAGCACAGATAGCGTCTGCGAATGATGATGGGACAGTTAGAATTTGGGATTTGGGGACAGGTGTATGTTTGCATAAATTCAAGTGTTCAAGTAATGTTCATATGCTTACCTTTTCACCCAACGGCAAACATCTGGCCACTGGAGC AAACGATGAGCGAATTCATATCTGGAACTTAACTATAGACAGGCATCTACCTGCTGTCGAAATGGCGACT tggcagcagaagcagcaatgA